From the genome of Astatotilapia calliptera chromosome 3, fAstCal1.2, whole genome shotgun sequence:
TGATTCTCGCTCTTCTCGCTCTTACTGCTCCTTCCATTGTACTCCACATGGACAGCTTACCTGTGGCCTgtttatagtgcttaggctgattgcaaagtggactaattatctaaaacagtttacacatgtgaaagtgtgccagacagttggcaaattagtgttaatgatagccacacatgtgtatacttttgctaggagtgtgttggaaatttggtaattgagtgttgtgcagtgaattgtgcctacagttttgcaaagtgtgtgttacaaaattgcaaactgagtgcacagcagtttttgtgcttttagttttgcaaactcagtgagtggttttgctataggTCTGActagttttagaaattgtgctGCAGGattcacagttagggtttaggCATTCGGGAAAAACTGTAAACCCTGATTCTTTTGTCcccatgatagaacagagaaaaccgactcatagtgtgttaaaacatttatatttctttttattcaatcatcttccggaagagagaGACCCCTGCACAGCCCAAATGCCAGTTGCAGGATCTCTAACATTAGAATCATAAACTGTGTCTCATATAGGTATTATTTTGGTACTTTACACGTCACACAGTTTCGATACAAACATTCCTTATATGGCaaagttcctcttttctgtctggcttcctgtatttattaatatgcttGTATAGCTCTAcactaacttcctgtttttcagtctggctgagcacttAGTTTATGAGTCAAAAGTGGCCTTGCTTTGCAAACCTTCATTAATAAAGtacaatataataatataataataaacaatataataagaaaataagcaCTAAGGATATATTAATTACATGACACTGTCCAACAACCCAGAGAAGCCTACATTAAAAAACAGTCCCAAGAATAACTTTTCTCCTCCTGCTTGGTTTGTGTTGACTGCAGGGGTTGATACATTCTCCCGAGCATTGCAATGGCATCATCAACATTTTTTCTGCACAGACCTACAATCAAGAAAGCAGACTGCTGGGCAGTAGAGCTGATATGAGAGATCCTTGGGTCGTTCATTACTTGAATATTAAAGCATTGCAGGGCATAAGCTGACACTGTAAAGTGGTTAAAACAACAGTAAGTaagctttaaataaaatcaacaaGTCTCTGATCAAAAAAGGACAGTGGTATTATCAAAGAAAAGTTGACTTTGCATTACCTGAGTTGATCACAGCAAAGGGAAACATCTGcattgctttctttttaaatgccaGGAACACAGTGAGCTTGTTGAGTACAAGGCGAATGTTGGTGAGACGCTGGAGAGGATGGGACGAGGCAGCAGTCTTAACCCCTTGGAGGATGGCATGTGCCACAGAATCGGGGTCCAATCCACCAGATCCTGGACAACCATTCAAACAAAACTCCATAActaactttgttgttttatgcATCTTTAATGACTCCCACACTACTCACCAGCACAGATGGCAGGAACAGCCAAAGACTTGTAATCAGAAGACTCACAAAGTTGAATGATGCGACGAAGCAGCTGCTCGATGGCAACTGTATCTTTTTCTCCACACACGTGTAAAATGGCTTTACAAGGGAACATGCCAGGCGGTGTTTCCAAAATCTCTCCACTGTTCACATTTCCTGCATGGATGCGATAAAGACAACATGAGATGATACGAATTGTTAGAAATGATTTACGATGTAAATATAAATTTGGAAATATTTCTGAGAATCATTCTTCTCACTGTTTTTTAGTGCAGCCTCAACCTGAGGCCCAGCCTTTCTTAAGATGTCTTTGCACACTCCATCTgtacataaataataataataataataataataaccatcACTGAAATTGTTGTAATGCAAATGGACTGTAAAGGCCAGTCAGTGCTCCTACAATATCCTCTTTAATACACAATGGGTCTTGTCTAATTTATCGTGCTTGGATGGTGTTCAGCAATGAGTAACTTTTGTTTACTCATGACAGTACTTTACCTGTCTGAAAGTCTTTGAAGTCTGTTGTGTTCACCACAGCATCTGTAGTCTCATTAGTGATGTCACCAAACACCACTTGTAGTTTAACTCTGCCTTTCAGAGTTATGGTGATGTCAGCAAGGTCACTCGTGGGCGctgagaggaagaagagcagaTTACGTTTAATATTTGTCTCATGTTGTTGCTGTATTGTGATCTTTAGTACAAATTTGATGTAGTTCCAGTACTTTGaagatgttgtttttctctgatgAGGACCTGACAGGATCTCTCCACcagttctgtgttttgtctgccATCTCCCTGAAAGTACCACTGCACCGCCAGTTCATTTAACACCACTGTATCAGTTGACAGCTGCGCTAGACTCGTGGCTAAGTCTGTTCGAACTTTCTGAACCAGAGAACGAGGACCCTTCACCAGCACACAGGGATGTGGAACATGTGAGGCTTCCAAGGTCACATTAGATTGCTTCATACCGATCAGGCCTAATACTTTATCAAAGCAGTCAACCAGTTCAGGATGTGGCAGTTTCATTTCTTCAGTCGTAACCTTATTTATCTGGAAGTCACGAAGGACCTCACTGAGCTTTTTAACACCTTCACTGTAGCCCACCAGTCGTACTTTGGTCATTGCAGTTCCTCTGGCTCCTGGAATGAAGCTCACATCCACTCTGAGCTCACTAATGTTTGCTTCTTTCTTCGCTTTCATCAGGATTTCCTTCACTCTGTCTAAATCTGGAGGTACTGCTGCAGCTCCCTGCAGCTCTATAATATCCGATTTAAGGTCTCTCATCACTGCTGCCTCGGCCTCATTCAGAGCATCAGAGGACAAACTGGACAGAACCACATCTGAACCCACCTCAAAGAAAACAGGGTTTCTGAGGCTCTGCTGGAAACGAGCTTGGTATTTGGAGATGGCTCCACTGGTTTTGATGAAGATTAGCAGAGCTGTGGGGAACTTGactcttttttcctttatgtTCTTAATCAGTTCATCTAGTTTTGCAGCTCCTGACTGCACCTCTTTGTCAGGGCCCTCCAAAGTGATTGTGGCACTACCTCTGACGACTTTAACATCTGGATAGTTAGCGAACATTTCTCGATTGAACTCTTCTTCTACgagcttgaacaatttctctacAAGTGGCAGCT
Proteins encoded in this window:
- the LOC113018905 gene encoding poly [ADP-ribose] polymerase 14-like; protein product: MFPCKAILHVCGEKDTVAIEQLLRRIIQLCESSDYKSLAVPAICAGSGGLDPDSVAHAILQGVKTAASSHPLQRLTNIRLVLNKLTVFLAFKKKAMQMFPFAVINSVSAYALQCFNIQVMNDPRISHISSTAQQSAFLIVGLCRKNVDDAIAMLGRMYQPLQSTQTKQEEKSYSWDCFLM